The proteins below come from a single Pelecanus crispus isolate bPelCri1 chromosome 19, bPelCri1.pri, whole genome shotgun sequence genomic window:
- the LOC104033466 gene encoding transmembrane protein 45B-like, whose protein sequence is MHTESKQRGLAGGNKTTPRHCLSLQVQQASPMPTSFLGSALRGTFFFIFGLWWSVRYPLRYLRRKANAESQPSYGVQRVEVFEGAVKAFFALAGILVEQFIPAGPHLQLYSPKTHSWTDLTHWHYTTMYLFFLLSGIVDVISHSPLKLPLGLDRLSLSMALFIEGLLFCFQDYSDAALDHHIHSLLAMAIFAGAFCALLEVFLRDHIILETFRTSSFLLQGSWFWQIAFVLSPPWGGPGWDQTDRSNFTFLTMCFCWHYAGTLAVLAANSAASRCCNESCQLKFGDIDVELDCGMCIRKGNKSSSGALLPESGSDDK, encoded by the exons ATGCATACAGAGAGCAAGCAGAGAGGTCTTGCTGGAGGAAACAAGACCACCCCAAG GCACTGTTTGTCCTTGCAGGTCCAGCAAGCGAGCCCGATGCCAACGAGTTTCCTCGGCAGTGCTCTCCGGGGCACCTTCTTCTTCATTTTTGGTCTCTGGTGGTCTGTGCGATACCCCCTGAGGTATCTCAGGCGGAAAGCCAATGCCGAGAGCCAGCCAAGCTATGGGGTCCAGCGCGTGGAAGTCTTTGAAGGGGCAGTCAAAGCTTTCTTTGCTCTAGCAG GGATATTGGTCGAGCAGTTTATTCCTGCTGGTCCCCACCTGCAGCTGTACAGCCCCAAGACGCACAGCTGGACGGACCTCACCCACTGGCACTATACCACCATgtacctcttcttcctcctctccggCATCGTGGACGTCATCTCGCACTCCCCGCTCAAGCTGCCGCTTGGCTTGGATCGGCTCTCGCTGTCCATGGCTCTGTTCATTGAAG GtttgctcttctgtttccaAGACTACAGCGACGCTGCGCTGGACCACCACATCCATTCTCTGCTGGCCATGGCTATCTTTGCTGGAGCCTTCTGCGCCCTACTAGAGGTGTTCCTACGAGACCACATCATCCTGGAGACCTTCAGGAccagctccttccttctccagggCTCTTGGTTTTGGCAG ATTGCATTTGTGCTGTCCCCTCCGTGGGGAGGACCAGGCTGGGATCAGACTGACCGCAGCAACTTCACGTTCCTCACCATGTGCTTCTGCTGGCACTATGCGGGCACTCTTGCCGTCTTGGCAGCAAACTCTGCTGCATCTCGCTG CTGCAACGAGTCCTGCCAGCTGAAATTTGGGGACATCGACGTGGAGCTGGACTGCGGCATGTGCATCCGCAAAGGCAACAAGAGCTCCAGCGGTGCCCTGCTGCCGGAGAGCGGCTCGGACGACAAATGA